The following are from one region of the Plodia interpunctella isolate USDA-ARS_2022_Savannah chromosome 23, ilPloInte3.2, whole genome shotgun sequence genome:
- the LOC128680235 gene encoding trypsin CFT-1-like, producing the protein MWRTTVFVLIIIVCSYADPIDRQRLNITVQSPPLRPATNRIIGGTETTIEQYPFVIQLRVNNQLQCGGSLLTMRHVLTAAHCFYDQLNNIIPPSVLSIRAGSSRLSSGGSIVRVSMYVVHEAYNHLTLDNDIAVVVLASTLRNSTSINSLGIPNLGFVVPDNSTVVHAGWGRTDMNVHTPSEVLRHVAVYVVNHTLCATRYREIQVLQGVPATITQNMICAGVIDVGGRDACQGDSGGPLLFNNVLVGVISWGAGCAQARYPGVNARVSSYTNWINATITHYNVGSRLHHFSSLSLVALVSLVVIFSKHDIL; encoded by the exons CTTATGCAGACCCGATAGACCGGCAGCGGCTCAACATAACTGTGCAGAGCCCCCCGCTGCGCCCGGCCACCAACAGGATCATCGGCGGCACCGAAACCACCATCGAGCAGTACCCTTTTGTTATTCAG CTACGTGTGAACAACCAGCTTCAGTGTGGAGGCTCGCTGCTGACCATGCGGCATGTGCTCACTGCGGCACACTGCTTCTACGATCA actGAACAATATTATCCCGCCTTCAGTTCTCAGCATCCGCGCGGGATCCTCGAGACTTTCATCTG GTGGAAGCATCGTCCGTGTTTCCATGTACGTGGTCCATGAGGCGTACAACCACTTGACCTTAGACAACGACATCGCAGTGGTGGTTCTAGCGTCCACCCTCCGAAATAGCACCAGTATCAACTCTTTGGGGATCCCTAACTTGGGCTTCGTGGTTCCGGACAACTCGACCGTGGTGCATGCGGGGTGGGGACGCACTGAT ATGAACGTCCATACGCCGTCTGAAGTCCTCCGCCACGTAGCGGTGTACGTCGTCAACCACACGCTGTGCGCGACACGCTACCGCGAGATTCAGGTGCTGCAGGGCGTGCCGGCCACCATCACGCAGAACATGATCTGTGCTGGGGTCATCGATGTTGGCG GTCGTGACGCGTGCCAGGGCGACAGCGGCGGCCCGCTGCTGTTCAACAATGTGCTGGTGGGCGTCATCTCCTGGGGCGCCGGCTGTGCGCAGGCGCGGTATCCCGGGGTCAACGCCCGCGTCTCCAGCTACACCAATTGGATCAACGCTACG atAACGCATTACAACGTCGGTTCGCGCTTGCACCACTTCAGCAGCCTGTCGTTGGTGGCCCTCGTCTCCCTCGTAGTGATCTTTAGCAAACATGATATTTTGTAG